CCAAATAACACCATAACAAAAGATGCAAAGTTACTGCAAAGagattcaaaacaaaaagtcctGGAAAGTCCCATAAGTACATTGCTCACATCTGCCTACAAGGCCCTAGAGTCACTGATCACTGTGCTGCCGGCTGGAAGAAACCCAACACCACTGCTGTGTTGGCCACACCCAAATAACTACATCCTGTCTGACCGTAAACAGAAGTACAAGAAGTGAAACCAAAGGTAAAAGAGTATTTTCTTCCAAAGCCTGAAGCAAAGAGAACACACAGCCTGGACTCTTGAAGGAAGCTGAAGAGAGgtatgtgaacacacacacacacacacacacacacacacacacaaaactgtgatTTCATCAGAGCCTAAACTGTTAGTAAAGTTTTACCACACACTTTCATAGATTATGGGAAACAGAATTTGTAAGGTTTAAAGGTTAGGGTTGGAAAACTGTGATTTAACAGAACATTTTATAAATTCATGCACAGCTGAATAAAGAGTAATCTTTATACTGACATGAGATAGTATCATAATAAAAACACCTTTGGACCCATTAAAAGGCtggactcacacacagcagtgctATGATggaaatgctaacatcagtgtgctaacatgctcacagtgacaatatTAATATACTGATGATTAGCAGGTATAAGCCCTAATGTTTACCATTGGGGACCCACCATATAGCATCGTagtttagcatgtcagcatgctaatatgcacTAGGTAGCACTAAACATAAGGGACAattgaagctgatgggaatgtcattagttttgcaggcatttaGTCAcgaaccaaagtattggacaaattacatttttgacttGATGGCATGAGacgtcagaggatcaccaaagttactgTAATTCAACTGGAGGGGGACATTAACATGTGTGTCAACTGttgatggcaatccatccaataactgttgaggtatttcagcaGATAAGTGAATCTGAGggtgctaataagcaaatgttaccatgcaaacacactaaactaagatggagaAAAtagtaaacattgtacctgTTTTACATTAGCGTATTAGCATCGTGTACTCCTCTTTCGTTTGAATGGGGCCAGTCCGGCGACACAATGGGGGTGCAAAAACGCAGAGTGGTCCGGCAAAAACGTTGAACCTGGCTCAACATTTGCCAGACCGCAATGTGACCTCATGTTTCACTTTTggtaaagctaagctaacagtttccccctgcttcctccagtctttgtgctaagctaggctaaacacatccagAACTGAAAATGGACCTTAAATATTGTAGTGTGCTAATAATCCTCTTTCCTACAGTGATACCGACACCAACATGCAGTACCAGTGGGCTGAAGATGACTTTGAGCTGCCCTCTGGGGTATGTCGACTGGGCCTCTCTGAGCCAGTTTGTGGTAGAAAGTACGTCATGTACCATGGCACCACCAGTAAGGCTGCTCGAGACATCCTGGCCTCAGGTTTTCAGCAATCTGCAGGCGGGATGCTCGGCCGCGGCGTCTACCTCAGCAGAGACCTGCAGAAAGCTAGCCGCTATCCCATTGGTCACCCTGAGTCTGACAAGGTCGTCATAAAGGTCGTGGTCGACGTGGGGGAAAGTGATCGCCATCAATTATCAGGGCCACCCACGTCTGATGAACTGGCATGATCCCACATATGGCGAGGTGCATGACACCGCCTGGGTGCCCCCCAGGTGTGGAATGGTGAAGAGCGGTTTAAAGGAGGATTGTGTCTGGGATCCTGATCGAATCCAGGTCATTAAAATCATCAACCCATGCCCAGTCCAAGCCTCCGGTGCATGTGGCTTCATTTGAGCTCTAAGAGctgttaatttattttgtacgttcaaatgtatttttatatttggatAAAAAGTAAAGCACATTGCATTTCGTTACTGTGTCATTGTaacctggaaaacaaacaggtcATGTTAAATCTGAGCTGCTGTCTGGTTAGATATTACAGTCTTTGGGCTGTTTTCCTCATGGAGGTGGACAGTTCATCATCTGCAGAAGATTGCCAGGATGGATCAGGGCTGCATAAAGATCATTTCCCAGGCTGCAAGAGAGGACAGCAGGTGTGACGCGGATGTGAACTTGTGGCCAAATGCAGAAGTCAGGGTTGACTAGCACTGTTGTATTTCTATGTATagttttgtattgcattactgGAATcactttagtttcattttgtgcacttgtaattaaaaaaaggggaaagcCTATTGAAGCATATTGCAGCATTTGTAATTCATCTGTGACACATTTATAGCACAAAACATGCAATAAAGAAGTGACCTTATTTTTGTTGCGATGGAATCTTTGtttatgctaaataaataaaagatacttTTAAAAGACAATAATGACACTATTTGTAATGCTGCCTGTTGTTAGTGattagatagagagatagagatcTCTCTATCTATATCTGCTGAGTGACAGTAGAGTTAAGTGTTACTGTTGTCAGTGTTCGGGCACACAGGTCGAGATGAACTGCAGAAATGTGACTTAGCAATTGTAAAAACCTGTGAGATCAATTTATCCCTGAGACATAAGTTACTGTTCAGATACTGTTTGAATTTATTTGAGTTAAAAAGCAAGATTCTGCAACATGTGCTGAAAAGCTTGCCGCCATAGTGCGTTTCCACCCAGCCCACTAAGCCCAATGAGTACAAGAAGGTGTAGCTGAACAACTGTCCTCCCTTGTTATGTAGCTCATCTGACACTGTACATGAGCCTCTgggtaaaaacatttttcatctttcttgcAGGCACCAGCAGTAAACACCTACCACCGATCTGTGATTTAGTAGGAGAGGCCTGGAAAGTTCCATGACTCCCATGCTCACATCTGCTGATAAGGTCACTGATCACTGTGTATCAGAAAAAACCCACTGCTGTGTTGACCATACCCAAATAAATACGTCCTGTCTGACTGTGAACGAAAGGCACAAACCAGTgcaaaaagggaaatgaaagtAAAACTTGAATGAACATATATGGTATTTCCTCCTGAAGGCCCTTATAAAGAGCAGAGTGAACTCGCTGCCTGTACTATTGGAGAAAGCTAGAGAGGTACGTGAACACTTCCCTAAAAAGTCTAaatttttacagtaaatgttatCAATACTGTGTATACAAGGAGATGAAGTTAGTTTGTCTGATGGACAGTGTGCgcttaaacatgtttttatgtgcCTGACTCAGCTGTCAGCTTCCTGACTGATAAAAGCAGATGTATCCTGGTGTTTGGCTGAAACGGTCACACTTCTGAACCGTGTTTAATCCTGATGAGGAGCTCAGGTTCTCAGGTTTTAGTTACATTATGCTGTACAGTATTATAAATAATGGGAAACAACATTTGAATAAGGTCAGGGTTGGAAAACTGTGAAGCAATCCATGTAACAGAACAGTCTATAAATATAtgcacagcagaaaaaaagagtcatTTTTATACTGACATGGGAAAGTATTATAGTAAAAACACTCACCAGGTCACCAGCAGTTACAGTTTAAAGTTTCCACTTCACCTGACTAACATAACCTTTGGACCCAGTACAAGAAACAGCTGCATGTTTGTCTCCATTTTAAAACAAGCCTAAGAGTCTACAGGCtaacggctctgtgaggctgtattcaggcacagtggtgctttgagctcaatgctaacatgctcacaatttaaatgttaatatactgttgtttagcaggtataagcCATAATAAAGTCATTAAGAGTCATCATCTCGGCACCTTTAATGTGTGTATCACATTTCATGACAAGTCATTCAAttgtttttgagacatttcactaagaAACAAAGTTGTGGTGGCGCTATAGGGAAAGCACTTTTTGTTTAGTGATAATTAGCATCTGTTACCATGCAAACAAGGCGCTGAACTATgatgaacatagtaaacattatacctgttaaacattaGCATACTAGCGTTGTCAGTGTGAACATGTTagtatgctgatgttagcattcaactcaaaacactgctgtgcctaaggAAGCGTACGGAAACACAGCGTCGTCTGGATAAAGTGTTGAACCTAGTTTTGCTGGAAGGTAATGTGACGTCATCCAACAAGGTGTTGCGTTGGCCAATCAGATACGTGCAAGCAAGTTAGAATAGCCCTGGGCTAAGAatgtgcagtgtgaaaagcctatTTGTAATGTGAACATTGTATTTTGACAGTTTACCTAGCGATCATCACATCAAAAAATATAAACCTCTGACcaatatttttgcatttgatGATCAAACTGTTGGATTCCCATATTTCATGTCTCACcagtacctgaagcaacacGCCCCCACCAACACAGCCTGTTTTCAGTCGGAATGGCCATTAAGTAAAGCCACGCAGAGCCACTAGCGTGGCAGTAGACTCTCAGTCCTGTTTCACTTTTGAcacagctaagctaacagttTCACTCTGCTTCTTCccatctttgtgctaagctaggctaaacacaaaATTGACCTTAGATATTGTAGCGTGTTGTTGAATCATTTTTCTGGTTTCATTCCTGCATTGTTTTACTTGCGATGATGTTTAGTTTTTCTGCGAATGGAATCCTTGTGAAGTCTTTACACTAATAATCCTCTTTCCCACAGTGATACTGACACCAACATGCAGTTCCAGTGGGCTGAAGATGACTTTGATCTGCCCTATGGGGTATGTCGACTGGGTCTCAGTGCACCAGTTAGTGGTAATGCGTACGTCATGTACCATGGCACCACCAGGCAGAATGCTCGAGACATCCTGGCCTCAGGTTTTCGTCAGTCTGCAGGCGGGATGCTCGGCCCCGGCGTCTACCTCAGCAGGGACCTGCAGAAAGCTAGCCGCTATCCCATTGGTCACCCTGAGTCTGACAAGGTCGCCATAAAGGTTGTGGTCAACGTGGGGAAAGTGATCGCCATCAATTATCAGGGCCACCCACGTCAGAAGACCTGGCATGACTCCAGATACGGCGAGGTGTATGACACCGCCTGGGTGCCCCCCAACTGTGGAATGGTGAGGAGCGGTTTGGAGGAGGATTGTGTCTGGGATCCTCATCGAATCCAGGTCATTGGAACCATCGAACCACGCCCAGTCCAAGGCTTCTGTGGGTGTGGTGCACAGGGCTATATGTGAGCGCCACGAGCTGTTACCAATTTATTTtgcatgtttaaatgtatttttatatatttgaataaaaagtaaatgatGCTGCATTTTGTTACTGTGTCATTGTAACTTGGAAAATAAATGGACCATGTTGAATCTGAGCTGCTGTCTGGTTATGTTGAAAGCAGAGTGTGATGAGTTCAGCTGCACCTTCTTGTACTCGTTGGGCaggtaaaattatatttttgtgtttattcaaaGACAATGACGATGTTTACAGTGAAAGtggtttttcacatttcacatttatacaAGGTTACTTTTTAAAAGCTCTTCACACAGTTCGCTCAGCAGAAGTCAATGTGGACTAAACTGGGGATCACTTTTCATTCCTTttacacaaaatgcattcaatgaCTGCGTCTTTCAAATTTCCTGaactgttttctcactcaaactcaagcaccaccaaacctctgtgtatttacactcCATTTTGCACATATGTACCACACCCACATAAGTACATCCTGTCTGACCTTTGAACGATAGTCATAAACCAGTGCacaagagaaagtgaaagttgAATGCACATTTGTGAAATTTCCTCCCAAAGACTGACGACCCTTATAAAAAGCAAAGGGAACTCACTGCCTGCACCATTTGAGGAAGCTAGAGAGGTACGTGAACACTTTTCTTTCTAAAAAGTCTACATTTTTACAGTAACTATTATCAATACTGTGTATACAAGGAGATGAAGTCAGTTTTTCTTATGGACAGTGTGCGCTTAAGCCTtcagtggagtatttttatgtGCCTGACTCAGCTGTGAGCTTCCTGACTGATAACAACAGATGTATCCTGGTGTTTGGCCGAAACGATCACACTGAACCGTGTTTAATCCTGATGAGAAGCTGCCGCTTTTTCTCAGGTTTTAGTTACATTATGCTGTACAGTATTATAAATAATGGGAAACAACATTTGAATAAGGTCAGGGTTGGAAAACTGTGAAGCAATCCATGTAACAGAACAGTCTATAAATATATGCACAGCAGAGCAAAGAGTAATCTCTATACTACATACAGTTTAAAGTTTCCACTTCACCTGACTAACATAACCTTTGGACCCAGTACAAGAAACAGCTGCATGTTTGTCTCCATTTTAAAACAAGCCTAAGAGTCTAC
The sequence above is a segment of the Enoplosus armatus isolate fEnoArm2 chromosome 17, fEnoArm2.hap1, whole genome shotgun sequence genome. Coding sequences within it:
- the gig2e gene encoding LOW QUALITY PROTEIN: grass carp reovirus (GCRV)-induced gene 2e (The sequence of the model RefSeq protein was modified relative to this genomic sequence to represent the inferred CDS: deleted 1 base in 1 codon), with amino-acid sequence MQYQWAEDDFELPSGVCRLGLSEPVCGRKYVMYHGTTSKAARDILASGFQQSAGGMLGRGVYLSRDLQKASRYPIGHPESDKVVIKVVVDVGKVIAINYQGHPRLMNWHDPTYGEVHDTAWVPPRCGMVKSGLKEDCVWDPDRIQVIKIINPCPVQASGACVPEATRPHQHSLFSVGMAINDTDTNMQFQWAEDDFDLPYGVCRLGLSAPVSGNAYVMYHGTTRQNARDILASGFRQSAGGMLGPGVYLSRDLQKASRYPIGHPESDKVAIKVVVNVGKVIAINYQGHPRQKTWHDSRYGEVYDTAWVPPNCGMVRSGLEEDCVWDPHRIQVIGTIEPRPVQGFCGCGAQGYMCDTDTNMQFQWIEDVFDLASGVCRLGLSAPVSGKSYVMYHGTTSKAARDILASGFHQSADGMLGRGVYVSRDLQKASRYPIGHPEFDKVVIRVVVSVGKVIAINRQGHPRQKTWHDSRYGEVYDTAWVPPNCGMVRSGLEEDCVWDPDRIQVIGTIEPSPIQSIVRTFLQIFNDTDTNMQYQWAEDDFELPSGVCQLGLSEPVSGRKYVMYHGTTSKAARGILASGFQQSAGGMLGPGVYLSRDLQKASRYPIGHPESDRVVIKVKVNVGKVIAINYQGHPRQKTWHDSRHGEVYDTAWVPPNCGMVKSGLEEDCVWDPDRIQIICTIKPRPVQDFFGGCGAHNYM